A genomic segment from Ciconia boyciana chromosome 5, ASM3463844v1, whole genome shotgun sequence encodes:
- the LOC140652351 gene encoding uncharacterized protein — protein sequence MDRYRYFIFNQRNMVVLGLFQIAFSTVCVVSGFIDGIFRTESQLGKTRAPVWAGMVMGVPGILALFSSQRKNPVLVNMLIVASIVSCVAILIVIVYSSLTLNYGEEEELSSAPVHVIHTKFVLNKVVKGANIAMLAASVCSAFVVLVMAYFGCRSLPRCSCYDSVTGMEWLQPSEDQSQAVEMVCAVQSPGGRIFNFPDQFPAQDLDAEEDASKPPPYIRMA from the exons ATGGATCGCTATCGATATTTCATCTTTAACCAGAGGAACATGGTCGTGCTGGGCCTGTTCCAGATAGCCTTCAGCACGGTGTGCGTCGTCAGCGGGTTCATAGATGGCATTTTCAGAACGGAGTCTCAGCTGGGCAAAACCAGAGCTCCAGTTTGGGCTGGGATG gtgaTGGGAGTCCCAGGCAtcctggctttgttttcttctcagaggAAGAACCCAGTTCTC GTGAACATGCTGATAGTTGCTTCCATAGTCTCTTGTGTTGCCATCCTCATTGTCATAGTTTATAGCTCCCTCACACTGAACTATGGTGAAGAGGAGGAGCTGAGCTCTGCCCCAGTCCATGTTATCCATACA AAGTTCGTACTTAATAAAGTAGTCAAGGGTGCTAACATAGCCATGCTAGCCGCATCTGTCTGCAGTGCTTTTGTTGTACTGGTGATGGCTTACTTCGGATGCCGGAGTCTTCCACGCTGCTCATGCTACGACAGTGTAACTGGGATG GAATGGTTGCAACCTAGTGAGGACCAAAGTCAGGCTGTGGAAATGGTTTGCGCTGTACAAA GCCCTGGGGGCAGAATTTTTAACTTCCCAGATCAGTTTCCAGCCCAGGACTTAGATGCAGAGGAAGACGCATCCAAACCTCCACCATATATCAGAATGGCTTGA
- the RAB33B gene encoding ras-related protein Rab-33B produces MMAAAADLESSLELSLTGSGALPGGLPPARSRIFKIIVIGDSNVGKTCLTYRFCAGRFPQRTEATIGVDFRERAVTIDGERIKIQLWDTAGQERFRKSMVQHYYRNVHAVVFVYDMTNIASFHSLPSWIEECKQHLLANDIPRILVGNKCDLRSAIQVPTDLAQKFADTHSMPLFETSAKNPNDNDHVEAIFMTLAHKLKSHKPLMLSQPPDRDEIRIKPEPKPAMTCWC; encoded by the exons ATGATGGCCGCGGCGGCCGACCTGGAGTCCTCGCTGGAGCTGAGCCTGACGGGCAGCGGCGCGCTCCCCGGCGGGCTGCCCCCCGCGCGCTCCCGCATCTTCAAGATCATCGTCATCGGGGACTCCAACGTGGGGAAGACGTGCCTCACCTACCGCTTCTGCGCCGGCCGCTTCCCCCAGCGCACCGAGGCCACCATCGGCGTGGACTTCCGCGAGCGCGCCGTCACCATCGACGGCGAGCGCATCAAG aTCCAGCTATGGGATACAGCAGGCCAGGAGCGCTTCAGAAAGAGCATGGTGCAGCACTATTACAGGAATGTACATGCTGTTGTGTTTGTATATGATATGACAAACATTGCCAGTTTTCACAGTCTGCCGTCATGGATAGAGGAATGCAAACAACACCTTCTTGCCAATGATATACCACGGATTCTTGTTGGAAATAAATGTGACCTGAGGAGTGCTATTCAGGTACCTACGGACTTGGCCCAGAAGTTTGCTGATACTCACAGTATGCCATTATTTGAAACCTCTGCCAAAAACCCCAATGACAATGACCATGTGGAGGCCATATTTATGACACTGGCTCACAAGCTTAAAAGTCACAAGCCATTAATGCTTAGTCAACCCCCAGATCGCGATGAAATACGTATAAAGCCTGAACCAAAACCTGCCATGACCTGCTGGTGTTAA